In Sphingobacteriaceae bacterium, the DNA window CAATTGGTATATTATTTTTATCCATAAAGCCTTTATTATCTTTGTATATTTGGTATGACATCAAATTTATCAAGGTTTCACCACCTACAGGCTCTCCGTCAGTCCTAAATATTTCGATCATATAATCACCATAAAAAAATTCGTCAATTGGTTCATCATTACTATCCTTTAAATCACTATTATCTACTGAATGACGACACATACCAAAAGCAAAATCAAGAGTACCACCTCCAAAATCAAACACAGCAAAAAGTATAGGTTTTTGGTTACTTTCTGGAACTATATGTCTTCTTGCTGCTCCCAAAATGGCAACCGGTTCTTCTCTACCCATTTCTACTTGTACTTTTTCTCTTATAATATGTGGAACTGACCTTTTAAGCCCATATTCAAAAGAATCCCGTATTATTTTCCTCTTATTTTCATTAAAAGTAACCGGAAAGGAAAGTTTATAATTCAAAAATATTTGATCGTTTACATTTGCATTTACTGCTCTACCAATAAAATAGGCATACAAAGAAATAGGATTGAGGTTTTGAATCGTATCATTTCCAACATCACAAATCATGTTGATAGTTCGGACCGCATCACTTTCTCTATATGGTTCTGCTTGTTCCCTCGCATTTGGAACTGCTAATTTTCCGGGAAGAGCCTTTATATCCGTTACAATTGCTTTTAATACGTCAGTTCTTTCTGGATTATTAGCCAATTCACCTAATTCAACATTTACATTATTACCATCACCATAGTGATTTGTATCCAAAGTGTTTTTAATTTTATATGACATATCTCTTGCTCTATGAAAATGAGGTACTGCCTCATTAGCAGGGTCCCATGTTTTAAAAATCTTCTCCCAATTATAAATGATAAAAGAAGTAGGGTTTTCATAATCCTTATTGCGATCTGTTATTTTATCTGTAAATGAAATCAATTTGTCGCCACCGTTACAAGCAATACAAGTGGAAGAAGTTCCAAAATCAATAGATACGGTATTTGTATTTAATAGATTGGCTGATTTGGAAGGATTTACGAACCTAATTTCAACGGCTAGTTCGATTGATTCGAATCGCTCAAATCCTAGATCACTTTCTACTAACTCTAGTACTATGGAACCATAAAAAATACTAAACGAAGTTTCTGTAACTTCCTTCCCTATTTTGTCAGTATCCACTTCGATAAAAAATTCTATTTTATCTTTTGTGTTGTTATTAAAATCTCCTAAACCCTCAAATTCTATCGGATTTGCTAAAGGTTTTTGATCCTTTTCTGTAAATTTTAACCCGAATTTTGTCTTATCTTTTTTATCTTTATCATAAAATCTTTGATAAAGATTCGTGTTATCGGTAGTGATCTCAACTTGCAGTTTTCTCTTTCCATTGGTAATCCACATCCCAACATCAACTAAAGTAGCTCTTGGAATTGGGTGATAACCATTGAATTCATTATCAGTAATATCTTCAAAATCAAATTTGGTTGGAAATGACAATTTACTAGTTACTATGTTATCAGGATCATTTAAGAAAAATTCGAGTAGATGTAATAGACCCGGAAATTCCGAGGCTTTTTCTATTAATTCATCATCATTCAATCGTCGATTGAGCAGATTGGTTGGAATATTTTTAATCTGATATTCCATGTTATTATTATCAATACATTCAAAATTTACCGTAAACTGCTGTGTATCATTAGTAATGCTATTTTTGGCATCTTTTGAAATTGGAATTGGTAGTCTTATTAATTTTTTTCCATTTTCAACTTTTACAATAAACTTCATGCCATCCTTAACAATTTCTGCCCTTGTAATTCTCTCAATCGTCATCTCATCACCTCTTGCTTTTACTTCTTCAAACATTACATCAGTTATTTTTTTTAAAAAACTAGACTTTTTTTTATTATGAACAACATCTTGAGTCAGTCTTACTCTTTCTAGATGTTCCTCGTCTTGAAAGATTCTATTGTAATCCTCAGGAAAATTCCTTTTCTTCTTTTTCCACATCATCTACTCTAAAGAAACTTTAAATTATGTGTTAATTCAAAGATTCATTATCCTCCATATTTCCAACATCACACCGCATAATAATTCCCTTTCACTTCCACAATCCGATTATAAACACCTTGAACTTGCTCCGGAGTCAAACCGAGCTGAGCAATTTCTTCATTCCGCAAAGGCGGACCAAAATCACCATCCACAACAATCAAACCTTCCTTATTCACCGTAAAAGGAACACCACGCAAACAAAGACTGATAATTTCCTTTTCACTTTTTGCCATATTTTTGCCTTAAACTCACCTCATTAATAGTGCTTGGATATCATAAACAAATGATTATTTCTTGTATATCGATACATAAATAAGTCAAACTTTTTATCGATCATTCCATAAATTTCTTTTAAAAATTGAATACTTCACACATGTACCTACCATACTATTTATCTAATTTTTCAAAATATTAACTTTATTCAGACATTTATTGACAATATTAATCATATTTTCTTATCTTTTTTAACCTTTTAGATTTTTCTATTAGTCATATCTAAAAATGAAACATCTATATTATCGCATAATTTGCAGAAAGAAACAAGTTAACTGGTACACCTGAAAATATTTTTAAAATGAATAATTTGGTATGAATTTTGATTTGTATATTTTTAATTATTAGAATATTATTACCTGATAGTCTTATCCTTATTTTTCTAAACTATTCTCAAAGTAAAGGTTTTGTATTTTGTCGCACAACGTACAAGCGTGTAAGACGTTTTTGTGAAGGCACAAACTTTGCTCTTCCAAACCTACAATGCAAAGTGCGTGACTGAACAAAAATGTGGCGTAGCCCAAACCGAAGAGAACTTACAAGCAACTCTTCGGTGCAGCTTACACGCTTTGTTAAGTGCCGTTGCCTTTGTGCAACAACAACTCTAATGTTTTACTCTTTTCCACATTGATTGCCTTATTTCAATTTTGTCAAATAAATTATTATTGCTTTTTATAAATAATTTCTATTTCTTAACATTTTTTTAAAAACTATTTCTCTTTTAAGTAGTAAAGCATAAGTTTTAGTGAAAGTGTTACAGTCATTTTTGTATAACTTTACAGAGAAAGCCTGTAGTACTTTAACATTGCTTTTGCATGGCTACTTTTCTTCTTTATCCATATAACCAAGGCTTATTTCTCTACACTTATTCCCTTTTCTTAAATTTGGCTCTTACTAACTAAAATTTCCATGAATTTACTATTTATCCTTTTTATACAACTTTCCAACCTACATTTCTAAAGCCTTAGTTACATGGTCTATTCCCAATTTCTCAATTTCTATGCTTAGCTCTTACTATCCAGAATAACCAAAGCTATCATATATTCACTATATCATTATTCCTTTCACTAGCGTCCAATATTCCACATTTTCCAAGACTATTCTTCTAAAACTAATTCCTAATATTATTAATTTCTGCCTAATATTTAACTAAAGCTATCATGAATTTATTAATGCTTAATGCCTTTTATACAGCTCTAAACAATTCACTTTTTTCAAGCCTAAGTTCCCAAGACTTATTCCCCCTAAGCTTAGCTCTTCTATCCAAAGTTATCAAAGTCACCATATATTCACTATATCGTTATTCTCTTTACCAATCCTTCAGAAATTCATATTTCTTAAAAATGAAACTTTGGTTTTTAGGCATGAATTTTTTATTTTGCAATGCTTACACATATTTATATCCTGTGCATAATTGTTCCAATTTTTTAGAAACAGGTATAATAATTATATTCTATATAATTTTATTTTCTTTTTCCAGCCTCGTTCACATAACTAAGCCAGCAATGGCACTTAACGTTAGGGCGTGTGAGACGTTTTTGTGAAGGCACGAACTTTGCTCTTCCAATCAACAATGCAAAGGGCGTGACTGAACAAAAATGTGGCGTAGCCCAAACCGAAGAGAACTTCCAAATCTACTCTTCGGTGCCGCTTACACGCTCAGTTAAGTGCCGTTGCCTTTGTGCAACAACAAACTCCCCTACTTTACTCTTTTCCACATTGATTGCCTTATTTCAAATTTGTCAAATAATTTATTATTGCTTTTCAAAATTAATTTCTATTTCTTAACATTTTTTTAAAAACTATTCCTATTTTATCTTCTTTATACGTACAACCCAAGGCTTGTTTCTCTAAATGTATTCCTATTTCTTAAATTTGGCTCTTACTAACTATAATTTCCATGGATTTACTATTTATCCTTTTTAGCAAGCTCTCGCCAATTTACATTTCTAAAGCCTAAGTTCCCAGGGTCTATTCCCAATGTCTAAGCTTGCATCTTACAAACCTAAACTCTCATGGATTCACTATATCGTTATTCCTTTCTCTTGCGTCCACTATTCCACATTTTCCAAACCTATTGTTCTAAAACTATTCCGTAATCAATTAGGCTGCTAAATCCATTTTACCACTTTTTTTCTGTTGAATAATATAATTTTGAACAATCTTTAAAGTCTCAGTGTAAGGATCAAGTCCTTGCATTTCCATAGTTTTAAATACTGAAAGGAGGATAGACAGAGTTTCTGAGCCTTTTTCTGACATTGTGTGGAATCCTATCTTTCTAAGTAGAACAGCACAACGAATCATCCTTTCTGAGAAATTGTTAGTAGGATCGACATCCTCAGTTATGAACGTAAACATTCCGTCTTTGTATTTAGTCAATCTATTTTGAAGACGAATAACATCTGGGTCTCTTGAACGAATTTTTGTTACCTTATCAATTCGCTCTAAGAATTTTTTCTTTCTTCTCTCTCTGTCTTCTTTTGTAAGTTCAACTTTTTTGTTATAATTTAATGCTTCCGTAAACAATCGCTTGACTGCTTTTCTAAATTTTAAATATGAACGTGTGAATTTTTTACGTCGACTACCTATCTTGATAAATTCTCTTAAAAAGTGTGCTATGCACCATTGATGAAATCTTACGGCTATAGAAGAGTAAGGTTTCCAAAAATCTGTTATTAAAATACCATCAAATGTATCACCTAATATTTCTATTACTACATTTTTATCACGTTTTCTACGAATAGTATACAATGCAGTTGTCTTGGTAAAGAAACCCCATAACCAAAATCTTTTTCCTTTTTGACGCCAACCAGTTTCATCAGCATAAGTAGCTTCGGACTTTCTTGTTTTTTCCAATATATCATCATAATATGGTGTTAATATCTCTGCTAATTTGTGCCAACCATTTATAAGACAACCACTTGTTAGTTTTAACTTTGAATAGTTTAGATTTTTTACTATATTGCTTAAGGATACACCCTGTGTAAAATGTTGCAACGCTGAATATACAAGAGTTTTGTTTCCTATCGTAAATCCTGGTAGAGCATCTGTGATAATATCTTCTTTATTGCTTTTGCAACGAGGACACCAATGAGATGATATTGTATGCTTTGTTGTTTCTGATTCCATTACTATATCTACAATAATTCTTGTTCTCGTTGAATTTGCTGGATATACTTTTCCATTACAGTCGGGACACATTTCTAAGGTATGATCTACTTCGTCTGTTATTTCTTCATCTTTTGGTTTAGGACGAGATGCCCCTTTATGTCCTTTTTTTCGACCAGGTTTTTTCTTTTTTCGCTTTTTGATTTCTGGTTTCAAAAAAACTACTTTTGTTCCAGAAGGTGCAGACTCTACAGCATTGCTGATTTGGAGTCTTTTTTTATACTCCTCATTTTCTTGAATAAGTTCTTCTATAGTTTTCTGTTGTATCTTAATAACCCGTCTTAGCCTACTAATACTTTTTTCATCGTCAGGGTTGATGTAGATTACCTTCTCCTTATTCATATTATAATTTTCGTACTTTTTCTAATTTCCTTTAGCATTTTTTTTATTTTTTTCTTTATCAGACTAAACGGTTACACTATTCCTAATATTATTAATTTCAGCCTAATATTTAACTTAAGCTATCATGAATTTATTAATGCTTAATGCTTTTTATCCTTCTCAAACAATTTGCTTTTTTCAAGCCTAAGTTCCCAGGGTTTATTCCTAATGCCTAAGCCTAGCTCTTCTATCCAAAGTTATCAAAGTTACCATATATTCACTATATCGTTATTCTCTTTACCAATCCTTCGGAAATTCATATTTCTTAAAACTGAAATTTTGGTTCTTTAGGCATGAATTCTTTATTTTGCCATGCCTATACAAATTTATACCCTTGTGCATAATTGTTCCAATTTTTTAGAAACTGGCATAGTATTATATCTTACATAATTTTTCTTTCTTTTTCCAGCCTCGTTCACATAACTAAGCCAGCAATGGCACTTAACGTTAGAGCATACCCGACGTGCCGCTTCGGCATGTCACCGAGCCAAAGAGCTTTTGCCACTGCAAGTGCTGTGACTGAGTTGCTTCCAATCAAACGAAGGCACAACACTTGCTTGGAGAACTAAGCCTCTCTCGGTGCAAGGAAGTGAGAACTTCCAACTCGACTCACTTCCGCAGTGGGTATGCTTTGTTAGATGCCGTTTGCCTTTGGCTTTTTTATTGTAGTTCTTTAGGTAAATATAAAATAAAAAAATATTTTCAACCTTAAAATCCTATACTTCATTTTGTGTCTTATCCGAAAAGCCATAAAATATGTAAATTAAAATTGCTGGAACAGCAGGGAAAATATAGTTTGCTCCTTCCCATTTTGAAAAATTAAACTCAACATTTTTCAATTCTCCAAATGATATAAAAATAAGCGGTATTGTCAGAGAAAAAGCAAACCAAAATAACCAACTCGTGAAATCAGGCTTTACTTTTAACATAACAAAGAAACCACCAATAGCTGAAACAATTCCTCCCAATACTATTAATGGTATTCGCAAATTTATTTCAGCACGTTCGAACAAATGAAAAGGCTGGTAAACTTCTGCTGCCGTATAGAAAATAATGTGTAATAACAAAGTTAGAACAAGACCAATAATTGCTAAACCAACTCCAAAATACTTGTTTCTCTTCCAAAGTAATACACCTAATAATGGTGGAAGAATTATAAATATAATTCGTGATGTTGCTACTGCACTAACTAATAAACAGATGCCAATAAAATAAAT includes these proteins:
- a CDS encoding IS66 family transposase, which produces MNKEKVIYINPDDEKSISRLRRVIKIQQKTIEELIQENEEYKKRLQISNAVESAPSGTKVVFLKPEIKKRKKKKPGRKKGHKGASRPKPKDEEITDEVDHTLEMCPDCNGKVYPANSTRTRIIVDIVMESETTKHTISSHWCPRCKSNKEDIITDALPGFTIGNKTLVYSALQHFTQGVSLSNIVKNLNYSKLKLTSGCLINGWHKLAEILTPYYDDILEKTRKSEATYADETGWRQKGKRFWLWGFFTKTTALYTIRRKRDKNVVIEILGDTFDGILITDFWKPYSSIAVRFHQWCIAHFLREFIKIGSRRKKFTRSYLKFRKAVKRLFTEALNYNKKVELTKEDRERRKKKFLERIDKVTKIRSRDPDVIRLQNRLTKYKDGMFTFITEDVDPTNNFSERMIRCAVLLRKIGFHTMSEKGSETLSILLSVFKTMEMQGLDPYTETLKIVQNYIIQQKKSGKMDLAA